A single Pseudomonas putida DNA region contains:
- a CDS encoding LysR family transcriptional regulator: MSLTLRQVRYFVATAEIGQISQAAIHLNISQSAVTTAIKELEAMLGVLLFQRSAQGMSLTDAGRHFLNRAYVILRSVDDALNSPLPDVRASGLLRLAASYTVIGYFLPHHLQRLEHWHPDVTLEVHEQERSAIEQGLLEGRFDMAVVLTANLTHPDIVSETLFNSERRLWLPGHHPLCERSAVSLADVAREPYILLTVDEAEQSAMRYWQQAGQRPNVRVRTSSVEAVRSMVANGSGVAILSDLVHRPWSLEGKRIETVTITDPVTPMSVGLAWHRERAFSPAMQALRNYFHDAFLAPQQLSARR; the protein is encoded by the coding sequence GTGTCACTGACCCTGCGCCAGGTTCGCTATTTCGTCGCCACCGCCGAGATCGGCCAGATCTCCCAGGCGGCGATCCACCTCAATATTTCCCAGTCGGCAGTCACCACCGCGATCAAGGAACTGGAAGCGATGCTGGGGGTGTTGCTGTTTCAGCGCTCGGCCCAAGGCATGAGCCTGACCGACGCTGGCCGGCACTTCCTCAACCGCGCCTACGTGATCCTGCGCAGTGTCGACGATGCCCTGAACAGCCCGCTGCCCGATGTGCGCGCCAGCGGCCTGTTGCGCCTGGCGGCGAGCTACACGGTGATCGGCTACTTCCTGCCGCACCACTTGCAGCGCCTGGAACACTGGCACCCGGACGTGACCCTGGAAGTCCATGAGCAGGAGCGCAGCGCCATCGAGCAAGGCCTGCTGGAGGGGCGTTTCGACATGGCGGTGGTGCTCACCGCCAACCTCACTCACCCGGATATCGTCTCGGAAACCTTGTTCAACTCCGAGCGCCGGTTGTGGCTGCCCGGCCATCATCCGCTGTGCGAGCGCTCGGCGGTGAGCCTGGCCGACGTGGCCCGGGAGCCGTACATCCTGCTCACCGTCGACGAGGCCGAGCAGAGCGCCATGCGCTATTGGCAACAGGCCGGGCAACGGCCGAATGTGCGGGTGCGCACCAGCTCGGTGGAGGCGGTGCGCAGCATGGTCGCCAATGGCAGCGGCGTGGCGATCCTCTCTGACCTGGTGCACCGCCCGTGGTCGCTGGAAGGCAAGCGCATCGAGACGGTGACCATCACGGACCCAGTGACGCCGATGAGCGTCGGCCTGGCCTGGCACCGCGAGCGCGCGTTCAGCCCGGCGATGCAGGCGCTGCGCAACTACTTCCATGATGCCTTCCTGGCGCCGCAGCAACTCTCGGCCCGGCGCTGA
- a CDS encoding 5-oxoprolinase subunit PxpA: MRAVDFNSDMGEGFGPWTIGDGVDNELMAFISSANIATGFHAGDPGTMRRTVERAKALGVGVGAHPGFRDLVGFGRRHINAPAQELVDDILYQLGALREIARAQGVRLQHIKPHGALYMHLARDEEAARLLVENLQVIEPELLLYCMPGSVICRIAQDLGQPVVREFYADREYDLSGSIVFTRNVRGYEPQRVAERVLRACQEGLVRTVEGQDLAIEFDSICLHSDTPGALDLVEATRTALDAAGIEVRAPR, from the coding sequence ATGCGGGCAGTGGATTTCAACTCTGACATGGGCGAAGGCTTCGGTCCCTGGACCATCGGCGATGGCGTCGACAACGAACTGATGGCCTTCATCAGCTCGGCCAACATCGCCACCGGCTTCCATGCCGGCGACCCCGGGACCATGCGCCGCACCGTCGAGCGGGCCAAGGCGCTGGGCGTGGGCGTGGGCGCGCACCCAGGCTTCCGTGACCTGGTCGGCTTCGGCCGCAGGCACATCAATGCACCGGCCCAGGAACTGGTCGACGATATCCTCTACCAGCTCGGTGCACTGCGCGAGATTGCCCGGGCGCAGGGCGTCAGGCTGCAGCACATCAAGCCGCATGGCGCGCTGTACATGCACCTGGCCCGTGACGAAGAGGCCGCGCGCCTGCTGGTGGAAAACCTGCAGGTGATCGAGCCCGAGCTGTTGCTGTACTGCATGCCCGGCTCGGTGATCTGCCGCATTGCCCAGGACCTCGGGCAGCCGGTGGTGCGCGAGTTCTACGCCGACCGCGAGTACGATTTGAGTGGTTCCATCGTGTTCACCCGCAATGTGCGTGGCTACGAGCCGCAGCGGGTCGCCGAGCGGGTGCTGCGGGCCTGCCAGGAAGGCCTGGTACGCACCGTGGAAGGCCAGGACCTGGCGATCGAATTCGATTCGATCTGCCTGCACAGCGACACCCCCGGTGCGCTCGACTTGGTCGAAGCCACGCGTACGGCACTGGACGCCGCCGGCATCGAGGTGCGTGCACCGCGTTGA
- a CDS encoding 5-oxoprolinase subunit B family protein has translation MASTPIRYSFGADEHLFAEVSDSMSLEAFFKGMAVTRAVERLALEGVLDICLANASFQIRFDPDRIAPEALLEAVRGAEAEAVTERSLSTRIIEIPVLYNDPWTHETLMRFRDRHQDPNSTDLEYAARINGLADVEAFIAAHSGAPWFVSMVGFVAGLPFMFQMVERERQLQVPKYLRPRTDTPKLTLGHGGCFGCIYSVRGAGGYQMFGVTPAPIYDPQQSLAYLKEHMVFFRPGDIVQFKPIDRQAYDQAVADVEDGRFDLRIRPVEFSLDAFLADPVGYPRSLQEVLA, from the coding sequence ATGGCCAGTACCCCGATCCGCTACAGCTTCGGTGCCGACGAGCACCTGTTTGCCGAAGTCAGCGACAGCATGTCGCTGGAGGCCTTCTTCAAGGGCATGGCGGTGACCCGTGCGGTGGAGCGCCTGGCACTGGAGGGCGTGCTCGACATCTGCCTGGCCAACGCCTCGTTCCAGATCCGCTTCGACCCCGACCGCATCGCCCCCGAGGCACTGCTCGAAGCGGTGCGTGGCGCCGAGGCCGAAGCGGTGACCGAGCGTTCGCTGAGCACACGGATCATCGAGATCCCGGTGCTGTACAACGACCCTTGGACCCACGAAACTCTCATGCGCTTTCGTGACCGCCACCAGGACCCGAACAGCACCGACCTGGAATATGCGGCGCGTATCAACGGGCTGGCCGACGTCGAGGCGTTCATTGCCGCGCACAGTGGCGCGCCATGGTTCGTGTCGATGGTTGGCTTCGTCGCCGGCTTGCCGTTCATGTTCCAGATGGTCGAGCGCGAGCGCCAGCTGCAGGTGCCCAAGTACCTGCGCCCGCGCACCGACACGCCCAAGCTGACCCTTGGCCATGGTGGCTGTTTCGGCTGCATCTATTCGGTACGCGGGGCTGGGGGCTACCAGATGTTCGGCGTGACCCCGGCACCGATCTACGACCCGCAGCAGTCGCTGGCCTACCTGAAAGAGCACATGGTGTTCTTCCGCCCGGGCGATATCGTGCAGTTCAAGCCCATCGACCGCCAGGCGTATGACCAGGCCGTGGCGGATGTGGAGGATGGGCGCTTCGACCTGCGTATCCGCCCGGTGGAGTTCTCGCTGGATGCATTCCTTGCCGACCCGGTCGGCTACCCCAGATCGCTGCAGGAGGTGCTGGCATGA
- a CDS encoding biotin-dependent carboxyltransferase family protein — MIKVIKPGLATSVQDMGREGYYHLGIPPSGALDQYALQAANHLVGNPASAAGLECTLVGPELEFQHDALVAVCGAQMPVLLDGREQRPDTAFAVRAGQVLRFGFPTAGARAYLAVAGGIDVPEVLGSRSTYALGALGGLQGRKLVAGDLLPVGVPSGKSRAGASLPMALRQSLGGEVVLRVVPGLYFHRLTEAAAKSFFTDAWTVGSEADRIGYRYKGGGALSFQPREQPFGAGSDPSNIVDSCYPIGSIQVPAGLEPIILHRDAVSGGGYAMIGTVISADLDLIGQMQPNQQARFLAVSLEDALAARRSYKKKLGCLARLFG, encoded by the coding sequence ATGATCAAGGTCATCAAACCCGGTTTGGCCACCTCGGTGCAGGACATGGGCCGCGAAGGTTATTACCACCTGGGCATCCCGCCCTCCGGTGCGCTGGACCAGTATGCGCTGCAGGCTGCCAACCACCTGGTCGGCAACCCGGCCTCTGCGGCCGGCCTGGAGTGCACCCTGGTAGGGCCGGAACTGGAGTTTCAGCATGACGCGCTGGTCGCGGTGTGCGGTGCGCAGATGCCGGTGTTGCTCGATGGCCGCGAGCAGCGCCCGGATACCGCCTTCGCGGTGCGTGCCGGGCAGGTGTTGCGCTTCGGCTTCCCCACGGCCGGCGCGCGGGCGTACCTGGCAGTGGCAGGCGGCATCGATGTGCCCGAGGTGCTTGGCAGCCGTTCGACCTATGCACTGGGTGCGCTCGGTGGCTTGCAAGGGCGCAAGCTGGTGGCCGGCGACCTGTTGCCGGTCGGCGTGCCGAGTGGCAAGAGCCGCGCCGGGGCCAGCCTGCCGATGGCCTTGCGCCAATCGCTGGGCGGCGAGGTGGTGCTGCGGGTAGTGCCCGGGCTGTATTTCCACCGTTTGACCGAGGCGGCGGCGAAGAGCTTCTTCACCGATGCCTGGACCGTCGGCTCCGAGGCCGACCGCATCGGCTATCGCTACAAGGGCGGCGGTGCGCTGAGCTTTCAGCCACGCGAGCAACCGTTCGGGGCGGGGTCGGACCCATCGAACATCGTCGACAGTTGCTACCCGATTGGCTCGATCCAGGTGCCAGCAGGGCTGGAGCCGATCATCCTGCACCGGGATGCGGTGTCGGGCGGTGGCTACGCGATGATCGGAACGGTGATCAGTGCCGACCTGGATCTGATCGGCCAGATGCAGCCGAACCAGCAGGCGCGGTTCCTGGCGGTGAGCCTTGAGGATGCACTGGCAGCCAGGCGTTCGTACAAGAAGAAGCTCGGCTGCCTGGCCAGGTTGTTTGGCTGA
- a CDS encoding TonB-dependent siderophore receptor, translated as MAVCMAIATPALAEDAPTTLELGATEISSDALGSTTEGSGSYTTGSMSTATKLPMSMRETPQAVTVITRQRMDDQAMTSVNDVVKATPGLFLDYSNGPGRQSYSSRGFDIDNLMYDGIPSGYTGWVVGAQPNLAMFDRVEVVRGATGLVTGAGNPSAAINFVRKRPLAEQKVTLTGAAGSWDDYRGEADASSPLNDSGTLRGRVVASYRDANSYVDDVEEDHGLFYAVTEADLSDDTSLMLGLSHQKDKTNYFWGAMPTALDGHHMGFSRSYNPGTDWENKDQEINTLFAELHHRLANDWKLQLNANYSQQDATFTGSYQSRWAGLQAPLSRTVYQSKHQENQTGLDGFVSGPFELLGRTHELVVGASKRIYDMDTRNYSPYDTNWPLNGGKPNFVHTGNQREVTTQDGVYLTTRLNLADPLKLILGGRLDWYDYDNRDGDGDYKVTRNVTKYAGLIYDLDDHHSVYVSYSDIFTPQSNKDTSGTPVKPIVGKNYEVGIKGEYFDGALNASVALFRIDQENRATQVFVADCPQTSCYEASGEVRSQGIDMELQGALTPNWQIGGGYTYARAHTIKDAANPANVNQRFDTDTPEHLFKLNTVYHFQGPLEKLRVGGNISWQSRIYNDFTVADGSEYRLVQGAYAVTDLMAGYRVDQHLDLQLNANNVFDRKYYSAIASSVDYAGDTWGAPRNLMLTAKYSF; from the coding sequence ATGGCCGTGTGCATGGCCATCGCTACCCCGGCCTTGGCCGAAGATGCCCCAACCACGCTGGAACTGGGTGCCACCGAAATCAGCTCGGACGCGCTGGGCAGCACCACCGAGGGTTCGGGGTCCTACACCACCGGTTCCATGTCGACCGCCACAAAGCTGCCAATGAGCATGCGTGAAACGCCCCAGGCGGTCACCGTGATCACCCGCCAGCGCATGGACGACCAGGCCATGACCAGCGTCAACGACGTGGTCAAGGCCACCCCCGGCCTGTTCCTCGACTATTCCAACGGCCCAGGTCGGCAGAGTTACTCGTCGCGCGGTTTCGACATCGATAACCTGATGTACGACGGCATCCCAAGCGGCTACACCGGCTGGGTGGTCGGCGCCCAGCCGAACCTGGCCATGTTCGACCGGGTCGAAGTGGTGCGTGGCGCCACCGGCCTGGTCACCGGTGCGGGCAACCCGTCGGCGGCCATCAACTTTGTGCGCAAGCGCCCGCTGGCCGAGCAGAAGGTCACCCTCACTGGCGCCGCCGGCAGCTGGGACGACTACCGCGGCGAAGCCGATGCCTCCAGCCCGCTCAATGACAGCGGCACCCTGCGCGGGCGTGTGGTGGCGTCCTACCGCGACGCCAACAGCTACGTCGATGATGTCGAGGAAGACCACGGCCTGTTCTACGCGGTGACCGAGGCGGACCTGTCCGATGACACCAGCCTGATGCTCGGTCTCTCGCACCAGAAGGACAAGACCAACTACTTCTGGGGCGCCATGCCCACTGCCCTCGACGGCCATCACATGGGCTTCTCGCGTTCCTATAATCCGGGCACCGACTGGGAGAACAAGGACCAGGAAATCAACACCCTGTTCGCCGAGTTGCACCACCGCCTGGCCAATGACTGGAAGCTTCAGCTCAACGCCAACTATTCGCAGCAGGATGCGACCTTCACCGGCTCCTACCAGTCGCGCTGGGCCGGCCTGCAGGCGCCGCTGTCACGCACGGTCTACCAATCGAAACATCAGGAAAACCAGACCGGCCTGGACGGCTTCGTCAGCGGCCCGTTCGAACTGCTCGGCCGTACCCACGAACTGGTGGTCGGCGCCAGCAAGCGCATCTATGACATGGACACGCGCAACTACAGCCCGTACGACACCAACTGGCCGCTCAACGGCGGCAAGCCGAACTTCGTGCACACCGGCAACCAGCGTGAAGTCACCACCCAGGATGGTGTGTACCTGACCACCCGGCTGAACCTGGCCGACCCGCTCAAGCTGATACTCGGCGGGCGCCTGGACTGGTACGACTACGACAACCGCGATGGCGACGGCGACTACAAGGTCACCCGCAACGTCACCAAGTATGCCGGCCTGATCTACGACCTCGACGACCACCATTCGGTGTATGTCAGCTACAGCGACATCTTCACGCCGCAAAGCAACAAGGACACTTCCGGTACGCCGGTGAAACCGATCGTGGGCAAGAACTACGAGGTCGGCATCAAGGGTGAATACTTCGACGGCGCGCTCAATGCCAGCGTCGCGCTGTTCCGCATCGACCAGGAAAACCGTGCCACTCAGGTCTTCGTCGCGGACTGCCCGCAGACGTCCTGCTACGAAGCCTCGGGCGAGGTACGCAGCCAGGGTATCGACATGGAGCTGCAAGGCGCCTTGACGCCCAACTGGCAGATCGGTGGCGGCTACACCTATGCGCGCGCGCACACCATCAAGGACGCCGCCAACCCCGCCAATGTCAACCAGCGTTTCGACACCGATACCCCGGAGCATTTGTTCAAGCTGAACACCGTGTACCACTTCCAGGGCCCGCTGGAGAAGCTGCGCGTCGGCGGCAACATCTCCTGGCAGAGCCGTATCTACAACGATTTCACCGTCGCCGATGGCAGCGAGTACCGGTTGGTCCAGGGTGCCTATGCGGTTACCGACCTGATGGCCGGCTACCGGGTTGACCAGCACCTCGACCTGCAGCTCAACGCCAACAACGTGTTCGACCGCAAGTATTACTCGGCCATTGCCAGTTCGGTGGACTATGCCGGCGATACCTGGGGGGCACCGCGTAACCTGATGCTGACGGCCAAGTACAGTTTCTGA
- a CDS encoding TIGR03915 family putative DNA repair protein, translating to MGVIALDCDDQFGTWRSQARTLLGHGIDPADVTWAQGPISDLLALPTPLPEGPGPFRAKVPATLLTQLEQAARYRGEQRWNLLYEVLWRVAHGDRTAMLAGDRLGSELQRRIKQVSREAHHLHAFVRFVPLPEALAEQLQLDLVAYHEPAHDILEGASAHFADRLGRQRWLIATPQDGIRFDGQAFEYHRRCPDDWRQWAQNAEDPGAELWRTYYRHTFNPARLNPDALRLHMPGRFWRHLPEGMLIPQLEGLARQGKQRDGQALEVASQRGKKITRSGDL from the coding sequence GTGGGGGTGATTGCGCTCGATTGCGATGACCAGTTCGGCACCTGGCGCAGCCAGGCCCGTACCCTGCTCGGGCACGGTATCGACCCCGCCGACGTGACCTGGGCGCAAGGCCCGATCAGCGACCTGCTGGCCCTGCCCACGCCCCTGCCAGAAGGCCCCGGCCCGTTCCGCGCCAAGGTGCCCGCCACGCTGCTGACGCAACTGGAGCAAGCCGCACGCTACCGCGGCGAGCAACGCTGGAACCTGCTGTACGAGGTGCTCTGGCGCGTGGCCCACGGTGACCGCACGGCCATGTTGGCCGGTGACCGCCTGGGCAGCGAATTGCAGCGGCGCATCAAGCAGGTCAGCCGTGAAGCTCACCACCTGCATGCGTTCGTGCGCTTCGTGCCACTGCCAGAGGCACTGGCCGAGCAATTGCAACTGGACCTGGTGGCCTACCACGAACCCGCTCACGACATCCTGGAAGGCGCCAGCGCGCATTTCGCCGACCGCCTCGGGCGCCAGCGTTGGCTGATCGCAACGCCACAGGACGGTATTCGCTTCGACGGCCAGGCCTTCGAATATCACCGCCGTTGCCCGGACGATTGGCGCCAATGGGCACAAAATGCCGAAGACCCCGGTGCTGAACTGTGGCGCACCTACTACCGGCACACCTTCAACCCGGCCCGGCTCAACCCCGATGCCCTGCGCCTGCACATGCCGGGGCGGTTCTGGCGGCACCTGCCGGAAGGCATGCTGATTCCCCAGCTGGAGGGCCTGGCGCGGCAAGGCAAACAGCGCGATGGGCAGGCACTGGAAGTGGCCAGCCAGCGTGGCAAGAAAATCACCCGCTCCGGTGATTTGTGA
- a CDS encoding putative DNA modification/repair radical SAM protein, which yields MQLIAKLGILADAAKYDASCASSGAPKRSSRGSEGLGATDGMGICHSYTPDGRCVSLLKVLLTNFCLYDCQYCVNRRSSNVPRARFSPEEVVRLTLDFYRRNCISGLFLSSGIIRSADYTMEQLIRVARLLREEHNFRGYIHLKTIPDADPLLIEEAGRLADRLSVNIELPTDASLKRLAPEKQAHTIRQAMGVIHQGQQAVAGEPKAPRFTPAGQSTQVIVGADATDDSTLLRNAESLYQGYGLKRVYYSAFSPIPDSPGSVPLAAPPLLREHRLYQADFLLRGYGYKAGELLGQAGNLALDIDPKLAWALANREVFPLDVNRAEPALLARIPGIGLRSVQRLVELRRERRVRYDDLIQLRCVLDKARPFIVTSDYRPADGELRSGLLRARLREPQAPQQMGLWG from the coding sequence ATGCAACTCATCGCGAAACTCGGCATTCTCGCCGATGCCGCCAAGTACGATGCCTCCTGCGCCAGCAGCGGCGCGCCGAAGCGTAGCTCGCGCGGCAGCGAAGGCCTGGGCGCGACCGATGGCATGGGCATCTGCCACAGCTACACCCCCGATGGCCGCTGCGTGTCGCTGCTCAAGGTGCTGCTAACCAACTTCTGCCTGTATGACTGCCAGTATTGCGTCAACCGCCGCTCCAGCAACGTGCCACGGGCCCGCTTCAGCCCCGAGGAAGTGGTGCGCCTGACCCTGGACTTCTACCGGCGCAACTGCATCAGCGGCCTGTTCCTCAGCTCCGGGATCATCCGCTCGGCCGACTACACCATGGAGCAGCTGATCCGCGTGGCGCGCCTGCTGCGCGAGGAGCACAACTTCCGTGGCTACATTCACCTCAAGACCATCCCCGATGCCGACCCGCTGCTGATCGAAGAAGCCGGGCGCCTGGCCGACCGCCTCAGCGTCAACATCGAGTTGCCCACCGACGCCAGCCTCAAGCGCCTGGCCCCGGAAAAGCAGGCGCACACCATCCGCCAGGCCATGGGCGTGATCCACCAGGGCCAGCAGGCCGTGGCCGGTGAACCGAAAGCACCGCGCTTCACCCCGGCCGGGCAGAGCACCCAGGTCATCGTCGGCGCCGACGCCACCGACGACAGCACCCTGCTGCGCAACGCCGAGTCGCTGTATCAGGGTTATGGGCTCAAGCGTGTGTACTACTCGGCCTTCAGCCCGATCCCCGACAGCCCTGGCAGCGTGCCCCTGGCCGCCCCGCCACTGTTGCGCGAACACCGCCTTTACCAGGCCGACTTCCTGCTGCGTGGCTACGGTTACAAGGCCGGTGAGCTGCTTGGCCAGGCCGGCAACCTGGCGCTGGACATCGACCCGAAGCTGGCCTGGGCGCTGGCCAACCGCGAGGTGTTCCCGCTGGATGTAAACCGCGCCGAGCCCGCGCTGCTGGCACGCATTCCCGGCATCGGCCTGCGCAGCGTGCAACGGCTGGTGGAACTGCGCCGCGAGCGGCGCGTGCGCTATGACGACCTGATCCAGCTGCGCTGCGTGCTGGACAAGGCGCGGCCGTTCATCGTCACCAGCGATTACCGCCCCGCCGATGGCGAGCTGCGCAGCGGCTTGCTCAGGGCGCGCCTGCGCGAACCCCAGGCGCCTCAGCAGATGGGGTTGTGGGGGTGA
- a CDS encoding SdiA-regulated domain-containing protein, with translation MALIGIEAARSFWPQQLYAHLSNHWTGDTAPGKNVWLPAFQVTIDAKVVEPGLNNLSGITYDYDRDRLLAITNGVPMELLELSKGGDVLARYPLVDFEDTEGLAYLGNGRLAISDEQMQRLDVITLPDHPQPIHASEAQWITLDINPTYRNKGFEGVTYDRQHDRLFAIKERDPRQLFTVTGMLTALSGGPLQLTVSDRRDWVKRSVYATDLSDGYYDPNTGHLLVLSDQSKNITELDGDGRFVSIRSLRAWLGGLQHDAPQPEGMTMDSAGDLYIVSEPNLFYRFSKP, from the coding sequence ATGGCCTTGATCGGCATCGAAGCCGCGCGCTCGTTCTGGCCCCAGCAGCTCTACGCGCACCTGAGCAACCACTGGACCGGTGACACTGCCCCCGGGAAGAACGTCTGGCTGCCGGCCTTCCAGGTCACGATCGACGCCAAGGTGGTAGAGCCTGGCCTGAACAACCTGTCCGGCATCACCTACGACTACGACCGTGACCGGCTGCTGGCAATCACCAATGGTGTGCCCATGGAGTTGCTGGAGCTGAGCAAGGGCGGCGACGTTTTGGCGCGCTACCCGCTGGTGGACTTCGAAGACACCGAAGGCCTGGCTTACCTGGGCAATGGCCGCCTGGCCATCAGCGATGAGCAGATGCAACGGCTGGACGTAATCACCCTGCCCGACCACCCGCAGCCGATCCATGCCAGCGAGGCGCAGTGGATCACCCTCGACATCAACCCGACCTACCGCAACAAGGGCTTCGAGGGGGTGACCTACGACCGCCAGCACGATCGCCTGTTCGCCATCAAGGAGCGCGACCCGCGGCAGCTGTTCACCGTCACCGGCATGCTCACGGCGCTCAGCGGCGGCCCCCTGCAGTTGACGGTCAGCGACCGCCGCGACTGGGTCAAGCGCAGCGTGTACGCCACCGACCTGTCCGACGGCTACTACGACCCGAACACCGGCCACCTGCTGGTGCTCAGCGACCAGTCGAAGAACATCACCGAACTCGATGGCGATGGCCGCTTCGTCAGCATCCGGTCACTGCGGGCCTGGCTCGGCGGGCTGCAGCATGACGCCCCGCAGCCCGAGGGCATGACCATGGACAGCGCCGGCGACCTCTATATTGTCAGCGAGCCCAACCTGTTCTACCGCTTCAGCAAGCCCTGA
- a CDS encoding ArnT family glycosyltransferase produces MPRFKTLGAERLALVVLAVLLVGAGIGWRQPMNVDEERFLGVALEMLQSGNWFIPHRAAEIYGDKPPLFMWTVALFSYLTGSPKVALYLPGLMSAATITLVLHDLGRRLWTRRIGVIAALLFLATYQSYSILRTGQIDSFLCLWVALGLYGMVRHLLLGPAWGWFYLACAAMGLGIISKGVGFVPALMLLPYAWAVRKGWRGVVAYPGQGWRWSLGFVWLLAGCAVWLLPLLVSIAHGGGAAELAYLKEILLRQTANRYANAWDHREPFWYFFVKVIPQYWLPLILALPWLVPAWRRQLQKRDGRFLLLLGWVALVLLFFSLSSGKRKLYIFPALPGLVLAIAPLVPWLLKRWLQRRPGWRKAFTAIALAWFCLWFARGFVEPIKEGRNPHETLMSDAARATGGAELVLVNWREGHWLFARQPIVHFGFANQSKPETAVYWLRHNPAAFALIPATELGRCFNADKAHRLGDTSRAEWYVVGADADNGQCQPAAPAQVYHFAWADTPGNLQTAAQGAAQ; encoded by the coding sequence GCTCCAGAGCGGCAACTGGTTCATCCCCCATCGCGCTGCGGAAATCTACGGCGACAAACCACCGCTGTTCATGTGGACCGTGGCCCTGTTCAGTTACCTGACCGGTTCGCCAAAAGTCGCCCTGTACCTGCCGGGGCTGATGTCGGCGGCGACCATCACCCTGGTGCTGCATGACCTGGGTCGGCGCCTGTGGACCCGGCGTATCGGCGTGATTGCCGCGCTGCTGTTCCTGGCGACCTACCAGAGCTACAGCATCCTGCGTACCGGGCAGATCGACAGCTTCCTGTGCCTGTGGGTGGCGCTGGGCCTTTACGGCATGGTCCGCCACCTGTTGCTCGGGCCCGCCTGGGGCTGGTTTTACCTGGCCTGCGCAGCCATGGGCCTGGGCATCATCAGCAAGGGCGTGGGCTTTGTTCCGGCACTGATGCTGCTGCCCTATGCCTGGGCCGTGCGCAAAGGCTGGCGCGGCGTGGTGGCGTATCCCGGCCAGGGTTGGCGCTGGAGCCTGGGTTTCGTCTGGCTGCTGGCCGGCTGCGCGGTGTGGCTGCTGCCGCTGCTGGTATCGATCGCCCACGGCGGTGGTGCGGCAGAGCTGGCCTACTTGAAGGAAATTCTCCTGCGCCAGACTGCCAACCGTTATGCCAATGCCTGGGACCATCGCGAGCCTTTCTGGTACTTCTTCGTCAAGGTCATCCCGCAGTACTGGCTGCCACTGATCCTGGCCTTGCCGTGGCTGGTGCCGGCCTGGCGCCGACAGCTGCAAAAACGCGATGGGCGTTTCCTGTTGCTGCTTGGCTGGGTCGCCCTGGTGCTGCTGTTCTTCAGCCTGAGCAGCGGCAAGCGCAAGCTCTACATCTTCCCGGCCCTGCCCGGCCTGGTGCTGGCCATCGCCCCGCTGGTGCCTTGGCTGCTCAAACGCTGGCTGCAGCGCCGCCCCGGCTGGCGCAAGGCGTTCACCGCCATCGCCCTGGCCTGGTTCTGCCTGTGGTTCGCACGCGGCTTTGTCGAGCCCATCAAGGAAGGCCGCAACCCTCACGAAACCTTGATGAGCGACGCCGCACGCGCCACCGGTGGCGCCGAACTGGTGCTGGTCAACTGGCGCGAAGGGCACTGGCTGTTCGCCCGTCAGCCTATCGTCCATTTCGGCTTCGCCAACCAGTCCAAGCCCGAAACGGCGGTGTACTGGTTACGCCATAACCCCGCAGCCTTCGCCTTGATTCCGGCAACGGAACTGGGCCGTTGCTTCAACGCCGACAAGGCTCACCGGCTGGGCGATACCTCGCGCGCCGAGTGGTACGTGGTCGGTGCCGATGCCGATAACGGCCAATGCCAGCCAGCCGCACCAGCGCAGGTCTACCACTTCGCCTGGGCCGACACGCCCGGCAATCTGCAAACCGCCGCTCAGGGGGCCGCACAATGA